The sequence below is a genomic window from Chryseobacterium foetidum.
CCGCCTAAAGCAGTGCCCCCATGGAACATTCCGCCCATTACAAATGGCCTGTCCGGATGATTGTGTACAAAATTGACCATCACCTGGTCACCGACTTCGGGAATGGCTACATAACCTCTGTTTTGGGTTACCTGATCTGTTCCGCCAGCATCGGGACTCATCATTCTGATGAAATTGGTGGTGTCATTCATCTGCCAGTCAAATCTCACCTGCACTCGTCCCTGCCCTTCAGGATCGGTGTTTGAAATCACTGTGGCAATCTGGGGCTGGGCAACAGGAACCGTGAAATCGGGTTTTGGTAAAAATCCTGTATCGGCTGCAATGCCCTGAAAACTTCCACTGTAATGACCAATGGTGTCAATCTCATGCGTTGTTTCAGTGATCATTATTTTGGTGAAATAAGAGCTTTCGTTACTGTCGATCTTTCTCATCTGAATATCTGCGATGCAGCCCGGATGAAGAAAAGGCACCGTTGTTTTTGCCGAAACTGAAAATACATTTACAGCCTCACTTCCTGAAGTACTTCTCTGTGAATATTCCACATCCAGATTCGTCGAGGCTTTGATTGGAGCTACCTGTAAGGCTGGTGTTTTGAAGATAGAATCATTGTGCTGATAGGCCGTTTTTGCCAAATCACCAACGTGCTGCACCGGCGTTGCACCAGAAGTCAATTTTTCATTCTTACTGCTGTTGTAGCCGTAGTACTGTGGTTTTGTATGCAATGCTTTTAATTCTACTTCCACATCTTGAGCGCTGCTTCCGTAAATGAGTTTTACCGGAGAATTCTGAGGTGGCAGCTTTCCGAAATGTAGAACTTCGCCATCGTAATAAAACTGTTCACCATAAGCTTCTGCCATTCTTGCAAGATAATTGTAATGGGTTTCGTTGTACTGGCTACTGTAGACAATCTGCGAATAATCATTGGTATCGATTCTCACATCAAATTTGCTTTTGTCTAAACCCTGTTGAATAACCTCATCAGCGATAATTCCAATGCTTGCAGACTTTCCGCCTCCAAAACTCTGAATATGAGGTGCGCCATCCAGTAAAATTGTCGGACTGAAACCTTTCAGCACAATATTCCCTAAACTCATCTGTTCCTGACTGAAAGAAACTCCTGTTATCACGCCAACAAACGTTCTCTCAGGGCTGTTCTGAACATCTTTGTAAGAAATTACAGCCGTTAATCTTTTTCCTAAAAACTCATTGGCATCTTCCAAAGTGTGCGTCTGTCTTCCTCCTAAAGCGTCATGAGCAAGCGTAATTTTAAATTCATGGTGGCGGTTGGCACTTTGCTTCAGGCTGAAATGCTTGTAATAACGGATCACTTTACCGTCAATAACCAGAGAAAGTTTTACAAGACGGTTGATACCGGTATGCTGATGGGCAGATATATTTTCGGCGTTCTGGGACGGACGGAAACCGCTCCCGCTTCTGTTTTCCGGATTTGTAGTCATAATAATGTGATTGTGTGATAATAAAGGTAATTATTTTTAGCAACTCCTAAAAATTATGCAGCGACAATTTTCAGTTTTAAAAAAGATTTAACATAATTATTAATTTTTAGACAAAAAAGACTGCCTTTTTTAAAAATGACAGTCTTCGTTCCCTTAATAACTATAAAACTCTGATGATTTCTTTTTTAAGCTGACGGCCAAAGACCTTCATAAGCAGAATTACCATAATTGATCTGCTCTGCACTGATAACGAAGCTGATGTACATCGAATTTTCATCTGTACCGTCAAAATCCACTTCGTGCTGGATTACGTATCCGTTTTCCCAGTTTAAAGTGATTAATGTTCCTTCCTCGTGAGATTTGTTGAAAGTAATTTCTCCTGTTGTCGGCTTGTACTTTCCGTTAAGCAAAGATTCTAAAATATCAGACTTTTCTGTAGCTTCTACAGTTACTCTGATTAAAGCGTTGGAAGGATCTGATGCTACTCTACCTGAAACGTCTGTTGATCTCGAAACGCTGTAGTTCAGCTTTAATAATTTCTGTCCTTCGCCTCCGTTGAATTTTAAGATTCCTCTTGAATTAAGTGCCATAATGTAAATTTTTTAAAATTAATATTTTGTGATCTGTTGTTTTTGGTATTCCAAAGATAGAACCACATTTTTGAAAATTCATCCTAAAAAACAATTATCTCAGATTTTGTAGTAGTTCTACGATTTTGTGTAGTAGTTCTACGATTGCAATTCAAAATTTAAGGTTTAAGATTTAAAATTCAAGATGCGAGGTTCGGGGTTCGAGATTCGAGATTCAAGGTGCGGGATTCAAGGTGCAGGATTCGAGGTTTGGGATTCGAGGTTTGGGATGCGGGATTGAAATGTATGCTATAGTGAAGAACGGAGGTATTTTTCAGTTTTGTGAAGATTTGGATTGATTGAAAATAATTTAACATAAAAAAAGGCTGTCAAAATCAATTGACAGCCCTGCTTTTGTATACATTAATACTGAAAAGATGGGTTTTCTAGCTTGTTGGCCAAAGACCTTCGTAAGCAGAATTTCCATAGTTAATTTTCTCTGCACTCACCACAAAGCTGATGTACATCGAATTTTCATCTGTTGCATCAAAATCCACTTCATGCTGAATCACATAACCGTTTTCCCAGTTTAAGGTAATTAAAGTTCCTTCTTCGTGAGATTTGTTGAAAGTAATTTCCCCGCTCGTTGGTTTGTATTTTCCATTAAGCAAAGATTCGAGAATGTCAGATTTCTCTGTTGCTTCCACTGTTACTTTGATGATTGCGTTGGATGGGTCTGAAGCTACTCTACCGGATACGTCCGTTGATCTCGAAACGCTGTAGTTCAGCTTTAATAGTTTTTGTCCTTCGCCACCGTTGAATTTTAAGATTCCTCTTGAATTAAGTGCCATAACGTAAAATTTTTTTAAATGAAACTTGTGATTTTTATTTTTCGTATTCCAAAGGTAGAACGTCCTGAAAAGATTTTCAAATATTTTGGAACAAATTTGAAAAAGTGTAGTAATTCTACGATTTGATGTCGTAGAACTACGATTAATTTGAACTGTTTTTGGAAGATTCTCTCACCGATCTTCCCAAAATTTTATTCTTTTTTAACAGGAAATCAGGCATTAAATCTATTGGAAGTCTCAGAAAACCGTCACCCTCTTCCTGTAATTGTCTTTCCAGCTCAGGATTCCATTCAGTAAGCTGAGAGTATTCTATTTTCAGTTCTTCCGCAACAATTTTCAGATTGAAACCTGCATTGATTTCCGCTTCTGTAAGTGATGAAATCGTTTTTCCGCTTCCGCTGCCATCCAGAAACACTTTTTTCATTCGTGAATTGTTGTAATCTGTAAGAACTGAGTTCAATTCTCCGGTTGCGAAACATGCGTTCAGATATTTTTTAACGTGATTCACCGTTTCTGCCGGAAGATATTTAGCAAAAACATGATACTGAGTAGAACCTGCATTTCTCATGGCTTTGGCAATGTTTCCCTCCCCACAGTTGTACGCAGCAACTACCGTTACCCAATTGTTGTACTTTCTGTAAAGATCTGAAAGCGAAATCGCTGCTGTTTTTGTACTTCGGTATAAATCATTCCGCTGTGCTTCAGTAAGACCATACTGATTGGCGTGTGCAGTCATAAACTGCCAAACTCCCACTGCTCCGACACTTGAAGTGATGTTTCTGTTGAAATTGGATTCAATCAAAGCTAAATTTCGCAAATGTCTCGGCAATCCTTTTTCCACCATTGAATATTCGATGAATTCAACAATCTCTTTATTGGAACTGATGATATTCTGATATTTTCTTACACTGCTCTCAGAAGTATCCGAAGCATTTAAAAACTGCGAAAAACCCGATTGCGAAAAGCCTGCAGTGAAAATTACAGTTAATAAAATTTTAAATCCCGTTTTCATCGGATGTGCGTTTTCAAAATAATTTAATTAACTGTCCAGACTGTTTTTTCTTCTTCAGAATTCCAGTCTACATTGAGGGTTTGTCCGGCTTTTACCTCTTCTCTTACGATCATTTTTGAAATCGGTCTTGCGAGTTGAGATCTGATGACTCCGGAAATCTGTCTTGCCCCATATTTGCTGCTGAAACCACCTAAAGCCAGACCTTTCACCGCTTCATCAGAAATTTCCAGACTCATTCCCAATCTTAATAAAGAATTGTGAAGTGATTTAAGCTGAATATTGAAAATTCTTTCTGCCATCGATTCTGTAATCGGTGCAAACGGAATAATCTCAGTAATCCTTGCCAAAAATTCGGGTCTGAAACGTCCTGAATTCGACATGATCTGCATCAGGGATTTTGATTCAGGAATTTTGCCTTCTTCAAACTGTTTTACGATTTCTTCGCTTCCGATATTTGAAGTAAATAAGATCAAAGCGTTGCTGAAATCGCCTTCCTTCCCAAGTTTATCATGTACTTTTCCTTCGTCCATAATCTGAAGGAAAACATCAAAAACAGAGTGATGCGCTTTTTCAATTTCATCAAATAAAACAACTGTATAAGGTTGCTGTCTGATTTTATTGACCAACATTCCACCTTCTTCATAACCAACGTAGCCCGGAGGCGCACCGTATAAAAGTGCCGCAGAATGTTCTTCTTTAAATTCAGACATATCAAAACGAACCATCGCTTTTTCGTCATTAAAAAGAAGTTCTGCCATCGATTTTGCGAGCTCGGTTTTTCCCGTTCCGGTCGGGCCTAAAAGGAAGAATGAACCGATGGGCTGCCCTGGTTTGTTTAATCCGCTTCGGTTTTCAACGATGGCATCTGAAAGGATTTTCAATGCATGATCCTGACCAACGACCCTGTTCATCAGAAGGCCTTCCATATTCAGAAGTTTTTCTTTTTCCTGAGCCTGAATTTTGCCAATCGGAATGCTGGTTTTTGCAGCCATAACCGCGGCCAGTTCAAGACGGCCTACTTTTTCTCTTTTTACAGCGGCATGCTCAAGAAGTTCGGCAAACGTCTGCTCAATAATCTTCTGAATTTCCTCCACCGCCATGGAATTGTCAATCTGTGGCTGCTCACTCAATGAACCCCACAAGATCGGACTTATTTTATCTCTCAGTAAATTGTAATTCCAGATTAATTCATCAGCTTTATCTTTTTCGTCAATGTATTCTTCCGTTAAAATCTGATCGTAGACTATTTTCCAGCTTTCCAGTTCTTTTTCTGAAAGCTCGTCCAGCATTTTGATGGCGGCCATTGTTCTGTCTAAAAGATCAATTGCGGCATCAGGAAGTTTTTTACCTTTAGAATAGCGTTTTGCCAAACGTACACATTCGGGAAGTGCTGTTTTTTCAACTTCAATTCCGTGGTGTTTTTTGTAACCGTCCAGAAGAACGTCGATCATTTTAACACAGGTCTTTTCATCCGGTTCCAAAACGGTTAAAACTTCAAATCTTCTATTAAAGGCTTGTTCCGGTTCTATGATTTTTCTGTATTCCTCCTGAGTGGTTGCTCCGATAACGGTAATTTCCCCACGCGCCAGTTCAGGTTTCAGAATATTTCCGATATTTCCAATGCTTCCTTTTGGATCGAGAAGTGAGTGAATTTCATCAATAAATAAAACTGCTTTTTCAATTTTCTTGCATTCATTGATTACTTTCTTCAGTCTGTCTTCAATTTCACCTTTATAGGACGTTCCAGCCAGCAAAGCTCCGGTATCCAGCTCTAAAAGTGTTGCATTTTTAAGCATTTCAGGAACATTTCCTTTGATGATTTCCGTTGCGAAACCTTCTACCAAAGCTGTTTTACCAACACCGGGCTCACCAATGATGATGACGTTAGGTTTTGTTCTTCTGCAAAGAATCTCAACCAACATTCTGAGTTCCTTATCACGACCGATAATGTTTTCAATTTCACCGTTTCGGGCCTGTGCTGTTCGGTCAACACAATAATTTTTAATGGATGGAAACGCATTTTCAGAATGACTGCTGCCATTTAATAAAGAAGAAAAATCTCCGTTATCAATCGTTTCGTAAGGGGTATCTTTTCGGTACAAATTAAAGATTTCATGCTCTCTCAAAGGAAGAGACTTTAATTGCTGAAGCGAAAATGAAACTTCAGGTTTTACGATTGCGGTAAGAATGCAGATTGGGGAAATTTCATCAAGACCTAATTTAAGTCTTATATCGTCTGCCTCTTCAAGAAGCCGGTCTACAGAATCGCCTTCCTTTACTTCAGACGGCAAATGAGAAGTTTTGGGATATTCTTCAAGACGCACATCTGCCCATTCATAAAAATATCCGGGATCTTTATCAATGTTTTTTAAAAATTCATTCAGACCAATATCTTTGTGCATTAAAGCCTGCAGAATATGAGGCCCGTCGTAAGTTGCGTTGTAATTTTCTCTGGCGATAGACTGCGCAATATGAAACAATTGTTTTACAGTCTCGTTGGTAACAAGTACTCCCATTTATTTTCGAAATTAATATTTGTGACGTTAAAATTTGGTTGAACTAAAATAAGTTTTTTTCGCCAACCCATGAAATTTAATTTTAAATATTTCATTTAGAGTCTGTTTAAAAATTATTAAAATAGTTTGATTATATTGATTTTAAATGGTTTGATTAATTGAGTCTTCGACAGGCTCAGACTGACAAATCTAATACTAACCGCTTAATTTAACGGTGTCACTCTGAGCTCGTCGAAGAGTTTTTGAACCAGAATACTTATTTGATAAAAATTTAAACAAGCTCTAAATTAATAATCTCACTTTGCTGAAAATTTTTCTATTTTTACTGTAACCAAAAAGCAAATTTTTATGCAAAACAATCAACAGCTTACCGAACTTCTCGCCCTCGATCTGGGAACTTCAATTATCAACAGACTTCCGTACGCAAAGGAGGTTTTTAAATGGCAGGACATCGATCTCCTTCCCCATTCCTCTGAAGACACCATGCTTTGCGAAATTTATGAAAGAAATGGAAGAAACTGGCGTACCACCAATAATAACCTGATCGGATATTTATTTGCCGGCGAAGAATTGGAAAGGGTTAAAAACCAGTTAAAAGAGGTAAAGAAATTCTCTGCAATGATTCCTGATTTTCAGTTTAACAAAGACAGTATGCTCGATTTCGGACTTTCGCTGCCTTCCTTATTTAATATTGATGTAAAAGGAGATCTGAAAAACGCAAAAGATTTCACAATCAAAGTGAGCAATGTAACCAAATCCCGCATCACTAATATCGATGTTCCAGGAATTGAGATTTTGAGAAAATATTCTCAGTTTACGCAGGATGAATCTAAAGCTTACAGAAAAAATGTGAAGTTTAATTTTCTGAGCACCGCCCTTTTTTATGCTGAAAGTGTAGAAATTAATTTAGAAAAAGACAGCGGAGTAAATCTTGACGTAAGTTTCAGCACTCAAAATATTGAAGTTCAGACTAATGTAAATACAGATACAAAAAAGAACTTTGTTTTAAAATATACCGGAAATCAGTCTCCTTTTGCTGCAAAATTTGTAAGAGGGAAAGATTTTGATATTCTTTAAATATTTTCTAAAATTCCCGCAGATTTTACTGATTAAGCGGATGAAAAATTTAAAATCTGCTGTATCTGCAAAATCTGCGAGAATATTTTATATTATTTATTCAAAAGCATCGCTGCTTCTTTGGCGAAATAGGTAAAAATCATATCTGCGCCGGCTCTTTTGAAGCAGGTGAGGCTTTCGATGATGGTTTTATCATTATCCAGCCAGCCGTTTTGGGCAGCGGCTTTTACCATGGCATATTCTCCGCTAACGTTGTAGACTGCGATGGGAAGATCAATTGCCTCACGCACTTTGGCAACAATATCCAGATAAGGAAGTCCGGGTTTAATCATGATGATATCGGCACCTTCATCCACATCCTTGAAAACTTCATTCAAAGCTTCCCTTGAATTATGAAAATCCATCTGATAAGTTTTTTTGTCCTTTGGAATTTCGCCCATTTCTTTGGGAGCACTGTCCAGAGCACTTCTGAAAGGACCGTAGAATGAACTCGCATATTTGGCAGCATAGCTTAAAATCCCTACATCATGAAAACCATTTTCCTCCAATGCTTCCCTGATGGTGAGCACTCTGCCATCCATCATATCACTCGGCGCAACAATATCTGCACCGGCTTCAGCATGTGAAACTGACATTCTGGCCAAAGCATCGTTGGTGGCATCGTTGACTATTTTTCCATTCTCAATAATCCCGTCGTGGCCGTAGATAGAATAAGGATCCAGGGCTACATCAGGCATTACAATCATTTGCGGAACGGCATCTTTTATTGCCTTTATGGTTTGCTGCATCAATCCATCTTTGTTCCAGGCTTCTTTTCCTGTATTGTCTTTAAGATGATCAGAAACTTTCATATAAAGATTTACTGCTTTCACTCCAAGTGAAAAAAGTTCTTTACATTCTTTTACCGTAAGATCAAGGCTTCGTCTGAAA
It includes:
- a CDS encoding type VI secretion system Vgr family protein; this encodes MTTNPENRSGSGFRPSQNAENISAHQHTGINRLVKLSLVIDGKVIRYYKHFSLKQSANRHHEFKITLAHDALGGRQTHTLEDANEFLGKRLTAVISYKDVQNSPERTFVGVITGVSFSQEQMSLGNIVLKGFSPTILLDGAPHIQSFGGGKSASIGIIADEVIQQGLDKSKFDVRIDTNDYSQIVYSSQYNETHYNYLARMAEAYGEQFYYDGEVLHFGKLPPQNSPVKLIYGSSAQDVEVELKALHTKPQYYGYNSSKNEKLTSGATPVQHVGDLAKTAYQHNDSIFKTPALQVAPIKASTNLDVEYSQRSTSGSEAVNVFSVSAKTTVPFLHPGCIADIQMRKIDSNESSYFTKIMITETTHEIDTIGHYSGSFQGIAADTGFLPKPDFTVPVAQPQIATVISNTDPEGQGRVQVRFDWQMNDTTNFIRMMSPDAGGTDQVTQNRGYVAIPEVGDQVMVNFVHNHPDRPFVMGGMFHGGTALGGFADNRVKSIMTRSGHKVVFTEDESIIITDKSGNEIHLDTTGSNINITAPETMTLNCKNMFINVAENMTTTVGRDQSDTIGMNRSQSIGMNATQSVGAMKMTSVLGNTSMFITGKLTEMIEGDVHSEVKQGKTVINSEKGIETSSHGSISKHAQNEVQNNSGERSKNY
- the tssD gene encoding type VI secretion system tube protein TssD; its protein translation is MALNSRGILKFNGGEGQKLLKLNYSVSRSTDVSGRVASDPSNAIIKVTVEATEKSDILESLLNGKYKPTSGEITFNKSHEEGTLITLNWENGYVIQHEVDFDATDENSMYISFVVSAEKINYGNSAYEGLWPTS
- the tssD gene encoding type VI secretion system tube protein TssD → MALNSRGILKFNGGEGQKLLKLNYSVSRSTDVSGRVASDPSNALIRVTVEATEKSDILESLLNGKYKPTTGEITFNKSHEEGTLITLNWENGYVIQHEVDFDGTDENSMYISFVISAEQINYGNSAYEGLWPSA
- a CDS encoding lytic transglycosylase domain-containing protein; the protein is MKTGFKILLTVIFTAGFSQSGFSQFLNASDTSESSVRKYQNIISSNKEIVEFIEYSMVEKGLPRHLRNLALIESNFNRNITSSVGAVGVWQFMTAHANQYGLTEAQRNDLYRSTKTAAISLSDLYRKYNNWVTVVAAYNCGEGNIAKAMRNAGSTQYHVFAKYLPAETVNHVKKYLNACFATGELNSVLTDYNNSRMKKVFLDGSGSGKTISSLTEAEINAGFNLKIVAEELKIEYSQLTEWNPELERQLQEEGDGFLRLPIDLMPDFLLKKNKILGRSVRESSKNSSN
- the hemB gene encoding porphobilinogen synthase → MIYSRNRRLRSTEAVRSLVRESHLSVNDFVMPVFVMEGENKEEPIASMPGIFRRSLDLTVKECKELFSLGVKAVNLYMKVSDHLKDNTGKEAWNKDGLMQQTIKAIKDAVPQMIVMPDVALDPYSIYGHDGIIENGKIVNDATNDALARMSVSHAEAGADIVAPSDMMDGRVLTIREALEENGFHDVGILSYAAKYASSFYGPFRSALDSAPKEMGEIPKDKKTYQMDFHNSREALNEVFKDVDEGADIIMIKPGLPYLDIVAKVREAIDLPIAVYNVSGEYAMVKAAAQNGWLDNDKTIIESLTCFKRAGADMIFTYFAKEAAMLLNK
- a CDS encoding ATP-dependent Clp protease ATP-binding subunit; translation: MGVLVTNETVKQLFHIAQSIARENYNATYDGPHILQALMHKDIGLNEFLKNIDKDPGYFYEWADVRLEEYPKTSHLPSEVKEGDSVDRLLEEADDIRLKLGLDEISPICILTAIVKPEVSFSLQQLKSLPLREHEIFNLYRKDTPYETIDNGDFSSLLNGSSHSENAFPSIKNYCVDRTAQARNGEIENIIGRDKELRMLVEILCRRTKPNVIIIGEPGVGKTALVEGFATEIIKGNVPEMLKNATLLELDTGALLAGTSYKGEIEDRLKKVINECKKIEKAVLFIDEIHSLLDPKGSIGNIGNILKPELARGEITVIGATTQEEYRKIIEPEQAFNRRFEVLTVLEPDEKTCVKMIDVLLDGYKKHHGIEVEKTALPECVRLAKRYSKGKKLPDAAIDLLDRTMAAIKMLDELSEKELESWKIVYDQILTEEYIDEKDKADELIWNYNLLRDKISPILWGSLSEQPQIDNSMAVEEIQKIIEQTFAELLEHAAVKREKVGRLELAAVMAAKTSIPIGKIQAQEKEKLLNMEGLLMNRVVGQDHALKILSDAIVENRSGLNKPGQPIGSFFLLGPTGTGKTELAKSMAELLFNDEKAMVRFDMSEFKEEHSAALLYGAPPGYVGYEEGGMLVNKIRQQPYTVVLFDEIEKAHHSVFDVFLQIMDEGKVHDKLGKEGDFSNALILFTSNIGSEEIVKQFEEGKIPESKSLMQIMSNSGRFRPEFLARITEIIPFAPITESMAERIFNIQLKSLHNSLLRLGMSLEISDEAVKGLALGGFSSKYGARQISGVIRSQLARPISKMIVREEVKAGQTLNVDWNSEEEKTVWTVN